A stretch of DNA from bacterium:
CGGAAAGGGAAAAGCGTCGTTTTCCCTTTCCTCACAGATCAATGACTTACGGGATGAGTCATTGATCTGGGCGCCCCGCGCGGGGCGCATTGATGACTTTTTGCAAGGTCATCAATAATGATCATAAAAAGGGAGCTTTATGGCGGGTATATTGCGCCGCACGATGAATTTTTTCAGAAGGATCGCACGAGGTCACGTCACTGAAGAGGAGATCCAGAGCCTTATCAAGGTAGGTGAACTCGAAGGGGTCATCAACCGGGAAGAACATGCCATGATCGACGCTGTCCTGGACCTGGACGACACCCTTGTCAGGGAGATCCAGGTGCCGAGGACAGACGTGGTGGCCGTGGATGAAACCGCTGTCGTGAGCGAGGTGCTCGAGGTCATCAACAACGCGGGGCACAGCAGGATCCCGGTATACGCAGGTGACATCGACCACGTCACGGGGATCCTCTATGCCAAGGACCTCCTGAAGCTCTGGGGCAAGGAACCGGACCAGATCAGGATCTCATCCCTTTGCCGTAAGGCCTATTTCATTCCGGAGACGAAAAGCATTTCCGATCTGCTCAAGGAGTTCAAGGTCCGAAGAGTGCACATGGCTATCGCGGTGGACGAATACGGCGGCACCTCCGGTATCGTTACCATCGAGGACATACTCGAGGAGATCGTGGGGGAGATACAGGACGAGCACGATCCGGTGGGGCAGTCAGTCACGACCAGGCTCGATGACGGCAGCTACCTGTTCGATGCCAGATCACATATCGATGATGTGGAAGAGGAACTGGGTGTCAAACTTCCCAGGGGCGAGTACGATACCCTGGGCGGGTTCATCAGCCATCTTCTGGGACACGTCCCGGTCCAGGGAGAAAACAGCCGTTACTCGAACCTCCTATTCACAGTCCAGGAAGCAGATCCCAGGAAAGTATCGCT
This window harbors:
- a CDS encoding hemolysin family protein produces the protein MNFFRRIARGHVTEEEIQSLIKVGELEGVINREEHAMIDAVLDLDDTLVREIQVPRTDVVAVDETAVVSEVLEVINNAGHSRIPVYAGDIDHVTGILYAKDLLKLWGKEPDQIRISSLCRKAYFIPETKSISDLLKEFKVRRVHMAIAVDEYGGTSGIVTIEDILEEIVGEIQDEHDPVGQSVTTRLDDGSYLFDARSHIDDVEEELGVKLPRGEYDTLGGFISHLLGHVPVQGENSRYSNLLFTVQEADPRKVSLIKVSAVTEGE